From the genome of Spinacia oleracea cultivar Varoflay chromosome 2, BTI_SOV_V1, whole genome shotgun sequence, one region includes:
- the LOC110797613 gene encoding protein kinase PINOID 2, whose translation MAADSYDQESSCSSSITIPDSSHSWMSLNLNLNLSTLSLSRRSSFSSSSISSPSTKPHKAQQVGWEAIKGLRRQVAGGRVGLEHFKILKRVGGGDLGNVYLCQIRNPAVAATPCYYAMKVVDREALAIRKKLVRADMEKEILGMLDHPFLPTLYAEFEASHYSCLVMEFCSGGDLYALRLRQPSRRFHISSAKFYAAETLLAMEYLHMMGIIYRDLKPENVLVREDGHIMLSDFDLSLKCDVVPKLLKQKLPASSIENNNNNTYVRCSTPSCVTPIQPVLSCFSNSKRRKKTSPSHTTTIRAKANGDRINSDSDDGEGDGDGDGDGDGGSDGKVFFDTELVAEPINARSKSFVGTHEYLAPEVISGLGHGSAVDWWTFGVFLYEMLYGRTPFKGENNEKTLINILKQPVTFPRMSLGSAKEYEDMAKVQDLICKLLVKNPKKRIGNLKGSNEIKRHDFFKGINWALIRSVKPPMVPKDLNNNKMRKSASTNCASTYQRGLNMPKALTKKEREQPYQIPHSHFDYF comes from the exons ATGGCAGCAGACTCTTATGATCAAGAGAGCAGTTGTTCCTCCTCAATAACAATCCCAGACTCCAGCCATAGTTGGATGAGCCTTAACCTAAACTTAAACCTCAGCACTCTCAGCCTCAGTCGCCGCAGCAGCTTTTCGAGTTCTTCCATTTCTTCACCTTCAACAAAACCCCACAAGGCGCAACAAGTCGGGTGGGAGGCGATAAAGGGCCTCCGTAGACAGGTGGCCGGTGGCCGTGTTGGGCTCGAACATTTCAAGATACTTAAACGTGTAGGAGGGGGTGACTTAGGGAATGTTTACTTATGTCAAATACGAAACCCTGCTGTGGCGGCGACACCTTGTTATTATGCCATGAAGGTGGTTGATAGGGAGGCGCTAGCTATAAGGAAGAAACTAGTGAGGGCAGATATGGAAAAGGAGATATTAGGGATGCTTGATCATCCTTTTTTGCCTACTTTGTATGCTGAGTTTGAAGCTTCTCATTACTCTTGTTTAGTCATGGAGTTTTGCTCTGGTGGTGATTTGTATGCTCTTAGGCTTCGCCAGCCTAGTCGGAGGTTCCATATCTCTTCTGCTAA GTTTTATGCTGCGGAAACACTTTTGGCCATGGAGTATCTACACATGATGGGAATAATATATAGGGATCTAAAGCCAGAGAATGTGTTAGTAAGAGAAGATGGACACATTATGTTATCGGACTTTGATCTTTCACTCAAGTGTGACGTGGTCCCAAAGTTGCTTAAACAAAAGTTGCCAGCTTCATCCATTGagaataataacaacaacactTACGTTAGGTGTTCAACCCCTTCTTGTGTTACTCCTATACAGCCTGTTCTCTCTTGTTTCTCTAATAgcaagaggaggaagaagacaTCTCCTAGTCACACCACCACGATTCGAGCCAAGGCCAACGGTGATCGCATTAATAGCGATTCCGATGATGGTGagggtgatggtgatggtgatggtgatggtgatggtggtaGTGATGGTAAAGTATTCTTTGACACGGAACTAGTGGCCGAGCCCATCAATGCTCGGTCCAAATCCTTTGTTGGGACCCACGAGTACTTGGCTCCCGAGGTCATTTCTGGGCTCGGACATGGAAGTGCTGTCGATTGGTGGACCTTTGGGGTATTTCTTTATGAGATGTTATATGGAAGGACGCCttttaagggtgaaaataacGAGAAAACTTTAATCAACATTCTGAAGCAGCCTGTAACATTTCCTAGGATGAGCTTAGGTAGCGCGAAAGAGTATGAAGATATGGCGAAAGTTCAAGACCTAATTTGTAAGCTCCTAGTGAAGAATCCGAAGAAGAGGATTGGAAACCTTAAGGGTTCCAACGAGATCAAAAGGCATGACTTCTTTAAGGGTATCAATTGGGCATTGATTAGGTCAGTTAAGCCACCTATGGTGCCTAAAGACCTTAACAataacaagatgaggaagagtGCTAGTACCAATTGTGCTAGTACTTATCAAAGAGGTCTTAATATGCCAAAAGCACTAaccaaaaaagagagggaacaaCCATATCAAATCCCTCATTCtcattttgattatttttaa
- the LOC130467562 gene encoding uncharacterized protein, which produces MADKLHPATTVTNIKTCIPILLDYEGSLYHNWSTLFKLHCRANLVLDHILPPKDTPTASSTITEADKLAAKALWERLDDIVHDTAADAWNRLRQIFQDNKSARALALDAKFTTTRLADFSNVKAYCTRLKVLSDLLANVGQPVSDERMVLRTLRGLTDDFKTFRTTVQHRTPLPTFDKLRSMLDLEEDSHTDDIAVEPGLKNALFVQNNNPDILVNGGQQPNNNANNRGNNNRGRRNNRGRGGGGNRNNRGGNGGGGNHRGNNQPRPNQQQQQPITAQPWMFPPWAAWGPQPWATPACPHPTTGWQLRVQLPGILGAS; this is translated from the exons ATGGCTGACAAACTACATCCCGCAACCACCGTGACCAACATTAAGACTTGCATTCCCATCCTTCTTGATTACGAAGGCAGCCTCTACCACAATTGGTCCACCTTATTCAAGCTACACTGCCGTGCTAACCTTGTCTTAGACCATATTCTTCCACCGAAGGATACACCCACTGCATCTTCCACCATCACCGAAGCAGACAAACTCGCGGCTAAAGCTTTGTGGGAGCGACTTGACGATATTGTTC ATGACACCGCCGCCGATGCTTGGAACCGCCTCCGACAAATTTTCCAAGACAATAAGTCGGCCAGGGCACTCGCCCTAGATGCTAAATTCACCACCACCAGATTGGCAGACTTTTCCAATGTCAAGGCTTATTGCACTCGGCTCAAGGTTCTCTCGGACCTCCTAGCCAACGTCGGACAACCCGTTTCTGACGAAAGAATGGTGCTTCGCACCCTCCGTGGTCTGACCGATGATTTCAAGACTTTCCGGACAACCGTGCAACACCGCACGCCCCTACCGACCTTTGACAAATTAAGGTCAATGCTCGACCTTGAAGAAGACAGCCACACCGACGACATTGCCGTCGAACCAGGTTTGAAAAATGCTTTGTTTGTGCAAAATAATAATCCTGACATTTTGGTTAATGGTGGCCAGCAACCCAATAATAATGCCAACAACAGGGGAAATAACAACAGGGGTCGCCGGAACAACCGTGGTCGCGGAGGTGGTGGTAACCGCAATAACCGCGGTGGAAATGGTGGAGGAGGCAACCACCGTGGAAATAATCAGCCGCGCCCAAACCAACAGCAGCAGCAACCCATAACTGCTCAACCTTGGATGTTCCCTCCGTGGGCCGCGTGGGGACCACAGCCCTGGGCCACCCCCGCCTGTCCACACCCGACCACCGGGTGGCAGCTACGCGTTCAGCTACCGGGTATTTTGGGAGCAAGCTAG